GGGGCAGGAAGGACCCAGACACCCGAGTCATGTCCCCATACACTAGATCCACCCTGGAAATATGGCGCAAAGCGTTGAAAACACACAACCTAGcaccctacccctcccccctgACACCGCTGATACACAACGCAGACTTCACGCCGGGTCTTGACCCAAAAGCATTTCAGGAAATCCTCCAGACCCCGATCCCGAGACTACACCACATCACCACCAACGGCAAATGCAAACCACTAGCAGACATGCTAGGGGACGGGACACCCACTTTCATACAAAGCTTCAAACACGCACAACTTTCTGCCTTCGTACACACCCTACCACAGGGACCCGCACTCACCAGAAACCGCACAACATTCGAGACACTATGCAATAACCCAGACCCACTACCACACGGAGTCTCCATCTTATACACACTGCTACAGACAGAGACACCTACTGCTAAACCTCtatttatggggaaatgggaaacgGCACTGAACAAAACGCTCACAGACGCAGAGTGGGAGCAGATATGCTACCTCACTCACCACTGCTCGACACACAGCAAGACCCAAGAGACGGCATTTAAAATCCTGAcgaactggtaccgcaccccacacctCCTCCACAACATAGACCCAGAACGCACtaacctctgctggaggtgcgagagGGAAACTGCACTGCACAATTGGTGGGACTGCGAAGTTATTAGACCATACTGGGAGGGCATACACAACATAATAAAGATGTTCTCGGAcgcgcccccccaccaccccctggaaccggcagcaatgctccttCACCACCCCACAGTACCCAGATCCAGATATAAGAAATCCATGACGGTTAGGATACTGAATGTAGCTGTAacagagctccgtgtactccgaccgagtaccctccgttgatggatgcttcctagcttgctccgaggaccacaagcaccgcactggacaccacaaccaccgcagactccacaaccgccgtagcttaactggagccgcggcgtcttccttccaccctggatcgtcttctgtcctccaggaccgtgtggggaagacctctcctccaggagagcgtatccggaacaagctcttaaaacagctaagtgattaagctcaggggaatatgcagagcatagcaatccccagtgtgatacagcaattccctccaataacgagacgaggctatgttttgaagggtcaagaagaactgaggactgggacacccagcctgctttttattacaaaaaggtacacacaggacactcccagggggaggttgaaattaaccaatcacatacatggtaccacccccacgtctcctcccctcagataagcagttaacataattatagcatacagtaaaagtacagttttcacacatacactgtaactttaaaactatactgtaactttaaaactaaaaattacatatttgaactcagcatacatcaaacataaacacttccaaaaatcagccaaatccctccagtggatcaaaagttagctggaggtccctttatgaccgaccgcaagcacaatttcctgcccaaaagtagttccatagatttgggctgtgcggtcagtcaatttcatgccgaaaaacgactaagtcccatttcgaacgggacttagtctctggagctgaaaacgaagtgtaggagaaggtaagggtcagcggtggtcggtaaaatgtgtagccgatttcagttccacagaatctttagcatacaccgctgaccgcgttcgactgaacaaagttggccgccgccacgtgcaattaacctgcagtaacctcacagcttgggagataaattgcctgcatactttaacttctgggtggtccgcctgtgtggtacttggttcagtaagccctatttactgaaccaagtgggagaaagccaggggcaagttattttacgggtctggggacatagtcttaaaggggtattgttcagcaaagtcacaatatgtccccagacggttcttaaagggccatacacacccaatcaaagttaataagttttcaggggcacaatcttccaggggccatagtcataaggaaggaggctggcaaataggcttctccacaatccagggaagcagggcacttttccatttaaagggccagttacaaatagcgatttgtaacagtagCCAAACAGGTACTCCCCCAATACTGGAAGCAAAAGACTGCACCCCCGCTAAAGGTATGGTTCGCCCAGATGGAAGAACTTAGGGCAATAGAAGACCTGATCATGACGGCCACAGACAAACCCCAGACTTACGCGGAGACCTGGACATTGTGGCTCCTCGAGACCGCCAAAGACGCCTTTCTAGAGAAATTAAGGACAGGGACGTGACCGGACCCCGACCCCCTCTCCCCGTTACCGCCTAGAGCGAACGTGACACGAGACTGGTACCCATGGCTAAACCACCCTGACGCTCCAATGTGCACCCACAACCTGTCACCACTAATGAACGAATGTCATATGATATTCAAACAAACCGCATATACCCGACCCAACAGATACCTAGACACACCTTAACACACTTATAGCAGTAGACATGCACAGCAATTCGATAGGACACACACAACCAACAGCGCCTGAACGGGAATGAGACCCACAACCAGGCACCGCACCACTCCTCCTTAGGAGGCGAAACCACTGTGAGATACTAACACACAGAAGAGACGCAATTAACCCACATACATCGCATAAGCAATGACCACTGTCACATACGCACCACTGTACCACTGTATCATACGGGACCTGCGCGTCCGACAATACagcgggcctgcgagcccaaataTAAATACGAATGATTGACTTCAACAAAATGCGTAACGCCCTAATATGGTCTCACACGAATGCCTAGGAAACTGTACATACCTGTTATCACACTCGTGAGGGCCTTCGTGCCCGATAAATCCTTTAATTGCAAAGTTAACCTGATTGCATGTTACGCTAAAAgctgagacctgcgagtctcataaATCTGAAcgagaaaaccaaaataaaaattatatttacaaaaaaaaaaaatactaggtTCCAGTGAGGTTTTCCAGATTCTCTAAGATTCTACTGGAAAGGAGAAAGAATGTCATTCACTGGGTTAGAAACGGCCATGCTTTGGATGAAATCCAAGTTGTCACTAAGTTCTCCTCATTTAACTCATGAAGAAAGAAGATAGAGTGATAATTAAGTACCAGTTGAattgaaaaaagagaaaatagaaatgtctttgtttatttttctattttatttttattattattttgactaAAGGTTAATAGATACACTATAATTTAAATGGAAATATTAGTAATATTGAGCACAacaatatttacacaaatatatacatgtatgaaaGGAGAAGTtaaaattcacataaaaaattGAACAGACAAAGTAATTGGATTTTTAGGAAAGAAAGGGGAAGAGTGAAAAATCATAAAGAGTTACTGTATATAGATTATTATAATGTAAGGGTCTCTACAATCACTGCACTAAATAATCTAACATTCAcagataaaaatgtgttaatatgGGGTTTTTAAAGATAATATTAGGAGACTGAATACGAGTCATATAAACACAAAAATAGCAATGTATATGCAAATGCGTtagaggtttttttgtttttgtttttttgttttttctttctgtggCAAGCAAATTATATTTACAGTCGCTATAAAACCAGGGGCTGCACTCAcccgaacatgcataaatggggtgctgctggggccaattcatataaTACACAAgttccagtgcactcactcatccactaaacagcaacttcaaagcttacagattttattagttgtttttagttttttaaaaacacctaatctaggcaaaaataatggggtttttaaacagatatataatttttacagGATACAGAATATGAAGATTACTACAGGATCACTTGCCAGGTGCAGAAGCCTGGGTTACACTttaaacttggggagagccaagttaaCGCAttccaacaaaaacaaagaatatgagaactctgagaatggacaaaagctaaGAGAAACTATGTTGTAACTATACCTGCGGCAGCATCATTGGCATGTCATAAGCCAGGCTGGAATTAGAAAATTTCATATATCTATAAATAGAATGTCATTCATTGATGGAATGTGATCAGTTGACACTGTTAGCCAATGAATGACAGGCTCAATCGACATCCGGCGTCTGCAACTCTACTCTGAGCTAGCAGGAGGAAAGACTCAGTACCTGAGTAAAATGTTGTCCCCATTCCTGGGGAACAGCCCCAGATAACTTCCACTATTACCACTATAGTAGTAGTGGTAATTGTAGCTCTTTAAGTCCTGCATTTTAAGGGCAGTGTGGACTATTTAAACTTACATTTTGTGGGCAATTGCAACAATTATGCCTTGGATTATAGTGTGTCTGGGCTCACATGGCACACCAGATTATATGTACTCATCATTTACTGGCAGCCTGGTCAACCCCAAATACGGCCGGCTTCAAGGAAATATTACATTCAGCAATATCATGTCTGAAAACATTGACATTGCAGGCCAGTCCGAGCACAAACCAACACCATGCTGGACTAGCAAAGGCCCTGCACAAATCCTTCCTACTGCCTTACTCCTTCCATACTCTAGCAACACAACAGATATTCCCAATGCACCTCTTGCTATTTCAATCTACAGAAAAATGGTGGGAAGCTGCAGCCTAAAACCTATCTTTCGTAAGTGTAGTGGAGAAAAATTGCTCTATTACCCCCCTTGCCAACCCTCCAATGCTTAGAAAGCAGAACATAAGCAATAAGCAACACAGTAAATGTTTCCTTTGACAGAAGTGGCTACATGGACCTCAGCCCTTCAGAATCTGCTTATACCAGACATTACACATTTAATAAATTTAGATATAGCTGGCATGAGGAAATATTGTTCCCCTTTGAAATGCCATAAATAGATGAATACACTGAAAGCTCCCATTTCCCTATGGGAAGTAAAAACACTGTGATCATTGCATAATTGCATACCGAGGAGCAGAATGCTTTATGGTATGGTATAAAAGCTTGCAGAAATGCCATCTTCAACTGTTCGTTGGATGCTTTGAAGAAGCATTTTAACAAAAACTGTGGTAAGTCTGACTATGTTCTTCAGATAAAacggtttctcttttgtctcattatatattgatatttgcTGTACTACACTTGGCAACATTTCTTCAAAAAAGGTTGTTATGAAATGAATGTCTGTGTGAAATAAATGAGCAAATGATCATAGTGATAATGTAACTGAAAGGGCGATAGATTACAACAGGGCTAATTGTATTTCTACTTAGCTGTTTTGCCCTATATAATACAATTTTCTGTTATTTCGTAAttggctgtttagtaaataacgctCTAAATAAAGTATAAGATAGCTAATTAGTATGCTGTACATGACCATAGACCAATACTATCACTGCCAGTGAGGTTtctcagttggtaaattccctgactacaGAGCCTGTTCACAAATGCAAgatcacaggttcaaatcctgacaGGGTGAACTTTATCCTTTGAGGTTGATAAAATtagtaccatcaattgggtaataataacatctattagcTGCAGATGTGGTTAATTCCAAGAGTGTTTGCTGAAAGGCACTTTGAGTCCTATTGAGAGaaaagtgctatataaatactagttattattatcAGCTCTCTAGATTTACCCTGTTTCTATTGTGACTATATCagggttttttggtttttttaatagCAAAtctaatactttaaaaaaaaaaaaattaaatgccaaTTTTAATAGTCGAAGCTGGCATTATCTGGAGTTTGGATGATGCATTTATTAATGACTGGCTCTGCACTGAATAACAAAGTTAGAACAAATTAGAATACTAATTCTATACCTGTCTGTATACAAACtgtgtttaaatatacatgtgaAAAAGGTTTATGTTGCAGCCTGGCATACAGTATATGTTTCGATAACGCTGACAAGACaaaaattgttgttttatttattctcCAACCTCATTCCATTCTTCTCATGCAGGAATGCTGAGTGGataaattaggcagcatgcaAAAACACACAAGAAGCACATAGAAGGGAAGTTTTGAAGAGGTAAAACCGTACTCAAATTAATAgctaaaaatgttatttttattatttttaccagtTCAATAAATATTGAACAGTGATGACTGAACAAGGGGAAGTCTAGACCAAATATCAGAAATAGAAGGTCTTCAAATCTGCAAATTTTAtacttcatgtttttttttagcgTACATATTATAATTGATCTGTTAcaaataatacacaataaattAGCAACTGTGAGTAGGCAATGAGAAAAAAATGTTCAGATATGAAAGTTAAATTTTAAACCCAAAGTTGAGTCTTCCTGTCCATGCAAATCAGAGAAAATGACTACAGAAAATAAGACCAACCTAATTGAATTCTCAGTGGAAGGTTTTTCAGACTTGCCTCAGCTTCAGTTTCCTCTTTTCTTAACATTTTTATCTCTCTACTTAATCATCTCTTTCACTAATCTCACTGTTTTCTCATCTATAATTTTGTACTCTCATTTACACACACCCATGTACATCTTCTTGTGTAACCTATCAGTCATTGATATGTCTTTCTCCTCAACCATTCTACCCAAACTGTTGGCCATGGTCTTCACACAACATAAGACCATATCCTTTCTTGGGTGCATGATCCAGATGTATTTTTTCATGGCTTTTACTTGTACGGAATTGTTTCTTCTGGCTGCCATGGCTTATGATCGCTATGTTGCGATATGTCACCCCCTTCATTATTGTGTACTTATGAGTCCCAATCTATGTTCTCAACTGGTTATTGAAGTATGGATTGGTGGGTTTTTAGAACCAATTATGCATACTGTCTTAATTGCTAATTTATCGTATTGTTCATCCCACCACATTGACCATTTTTTCTGTGATATTTCTCCATTGCTGAAGCTTTCATGCAGTGACACATTTATCATTGAGATTTGGACTTACATTTTTGGGACTCTCATAGCTATGAGTACATTCATCTTTACATTTATATCATATGTGTTTATTATTTCCACTATCTTAAATATTCAAACAGCAACCGGAAGACATAAAGCCTTTTCTACCTGTGTCTCCCACATGACCTGTGTTATTGTCTTTTATGGATCTATAATCTGCTTGTACATAAGGCCAACATCCACATATTCTCCAGGACAGGACAAGTTCTTTGCTCTACTATATGCTATACTTATTCCAGTACTAAATCCTCCTATCTACACACTGAAGAATAAGGACTTTAAAAGAGTATTTaaacaattaattttttattagaaTTCTACATActaaaatagtaaataattaaattataaaaatgatatagtaaataaagtagtttttgtttgcttgtttgctTTTTATTGGTGAAAACTAGATATGAgactataaataaaaatgtgttttttcaagAGATAAATGAACAATAATATACACTTAAAAATGCCACAAATGATAAAATATACTTTACGTAGCTCACATTCTTGCAACAATTAAAGGGCTGATCACACAAGATATTGGTAGGTCTCACATATATTTAAGGAAATAGTTTGACAAAACACATAATAATTTAAAGGAGAAGAAAGGAGGAATTAATAAACACATTGGAACAATTAGAAACTTACACAAGAGACACTATAAGAGTTTAAAAAGgcagaggaaggaaggaaggaaggaaagggaagaagaaaatgggggaaaaaaaggggtaaAGGGTATGTAAAAACTCACAAAATCACTTATTACGACATCATGCTCTTACTATTTAAGGAAGGAATAGGGATAGATACATGTATATACCAGCCAGGTCGGAGAAAGTTATAAAGGATAAACTTGGCAGACCAATTGTGTTCCTTGGcaaatcccaaatatgtaataattttaatgcaggTGCTTGTGGGTTCAGTacctgtagattattgcatatctgtaTGATATGTTTCTGAGCACATTCTAAAACAATGTGCCCCAATAAACTACATTCCAAACAGTATTTCATATCTGTTAACATTAAGTTGTCTCAACTGTTAGCATCACACCCATCTCCGCAATTAGTGGATTTCTTGGTTTCAGGGTTTTCTGATGGGTTACACACTGGTATCTTAGCCTCACTGACCGGAATTTTGGAATGTAAACATTTACAGTCAGCTATTAATGACCCTGGTTCTGTTGATACAATGTTGCTACATGAATTGAATCAAGTGTTTATCCTAGGCACCtttctaaccccccccccccttttctaccTGGCGTACAAACACAATAGGTGTTTTAATTGGGAGCACTCCTTAATAAAAAGAGTCTGTTTATAGATCTGTTCGCACCTTACTCCTCCACTATCCCCAGTTTACATTCTTTAATTCCATCCGAAGAATTATCACTACAATACGCCACGATAGATAATGTGGTTCAAGCTATCATGTCAGCCAGGTTTGGGGCATGGTTGAGCAAGACAGACATTGTCAATGCCTTGAAGTTACTCCTGATTCATCGTTCATTATGGCATCTCCATGGTATTAAGTGGAGAAACCAGTATTACTTTTTCAATAGGCTAAcatttggttctaaaagtagccCAAACATTTTTTGACACTTTTTTCTGAGGCCTtatgctggttactccttaactCATGTAGATGTCCATCAGTACTTCACTATCTTGACAATTTTCTCACCATAGAGAGTAATGCTAGTCCACTACATCTACAAGATGCCTTGCAACTATTTGAAAGTTTGGGCATCCTGATTTCTCATTCCAAAACAGAGGGTCCCGACAGCTTAGTCAGTTTCCTGGGTATTCAACTCGACTCAGTGGCTATGGAATCAAGCTTGCTGAGTGACAAAATTGAATGTATCCTAGCATGTATTGATAATTACATGCGACTGGGTCACTGTAGtcataaggaattacagtaattgCGGGGTATGTTGAATTTTGCAATGAGGATCATACCTCAGGGCAGGTCATTTATTTCTAGGCTTCTCTGTTTATTACCGGTCTGCCCTCCGAAGACAGTAGGGTTTCTCTTGATGGCCAGGCTACAGCAGATTTGTGGATGTGGCAGAAATTTCTAGGTCAATGGAATGGGAAATCCATGTTCATTCCTCCTTTTTCCGACAATTCCCCAATGCTCTGGTCAGATGCCACAGCTTCCACCGGCTTTGCAGCAATTTGTGGAGACCAATGGCTATGGGGCTGTTGGCCGTCTATTATCTGACCTCTGCATTATTTGAAATTTACCATATTGGGCCGCGGCAGCGACCTGGGGTCGCTCCTGATCTGGACAAACTGTTTAATGTTTTTCTGAAAACCAGGTGATTTGTCATATCATTAATAAAGGCCGCTCCCCTTCTCTCACTATCATGAGTTTTGTTAAAAGCTTAACTTGGCTAGCGGCGACTCATCAATTCTTCATATGTTGTACACATGTTCCAGGTATTCACAAAAAGGCTGCTGACCATTTGTCCCGTTTCCATTTTCAGGAATTCCTCCAACTACACCTCAATGCCTCACTGATGGCAACTCTGTCCCCTCAATTTCAAGGCctgttcccctgttagattcccgttgtgctgtgacatcacccttatacgctgtgtaaagcatactttttaatttattttggaactgctgcttcctttccaacttgccgtaattcggtatcatttcaggcactttctgcttataccgggggtctagtacccacccagtacaggtcgttctctttcagcctttttatacgagggtcccttaacaggcacgacagcattaaagaccccatttgcacaaggttggatgccgagctactcatgtcccgttcctcgtcctcagtgatctcagtgaaggtatgttcttccccctgccacgtacaacaccacgggtaccagataggtgacaacgagcaccctgggatgcctgttttggttgctcttcctcctcctccttaaagccacattcctcctctgactcctctgcctcacaatcctcttccagcgttgccgcaggtccagcaagcgaagctgataaggctttttctggtggtgatggtgaccacaactcttcctcttcacgctcatctacggcctgatccagcactcttcgcagggcacgctccaggaagaaaacaaatggtatgatgtcgctgatggtgccttcggtgcaactgactaggtttgtcacctcctcaaaaggacgcatgagcctacaggcattgcgcatgagcgtccagtaacgtggcaaaaaaattcccagctccgcagaggctgtcctagcaccccggtcatacaaatagtcgttaacggctttttcttgttggagcaggctgtcaaacattaggagtgttgaattccaacgtgtcaggctgtcacaaatcaaacgccccactggcatgttgtttcgccactggatatctgaaaagtgcgccatggccgtgtaggaacgcctgaaatggccacacaccttcctggcctgcttcaggaagtcctgtaagcctgggtacttatgcacaaagcgttgcacgatcagattacacacatgtgccatgcacggcacatgtgtcaacttgcccaaatgcaatgccgccaacaaatttcttccattgtcacaaaccactttgccgatctccagttggtgcggagtcagccactgatccacctgtgcgttcagggcggacaggagtgctggtccggtgtgactctctgctttcaggcaagtcaaccccacgacagcgtgacactgctgtatctgggatgtggaatagttcctggggagctggggggtgctgttgatgtggagcaagacgcagcagcagaagaggactcagccgaggaggttatggaagaggatggagtaggaggagtagaggaggtggcagcaggcctgcctgcaagtcatggcggtgtcaccaactcctctgcagagccacgcattccatgtttGGCAGtgttcagcaggtttacccaatgcgcagtgtaggtgatatacctgccctgaccatgctttgcagaccaggtatcagtggtcagatggacccttgccccaacactgtgtgcaagacatgccattacttccttttgcacaatcgagtacaggttggggattgccttttgtgcaaataattttcgtcctgggggcggggcctggcagccaagatggcgggtTGCACACTCTAGGAGCTCCTGCCATGACTAGCAAAAAAGCACTGCTACTAAGTGATCCAAAAGCATCAGCGGCGAACGGAGCCCGGATACAAGCACAGAAAGTAATGAGCAATCGAATGATGCCGATCCCCTGGCGAGCGACGGCACAATACAGCCCCGCAACCCCCCCTCTGTACCGgcgagggatatcccggtcctcactgggGACGACTACCCCTGCTCTCCCACCAGCCCTAACAACAC
The DNA window shown above is from Pelobates fuscus isolate aPelFus1 chromosome 10, aPelFus1.pri, whole genome shotgun sequence and carries:
- the LOC134574647 gene encoding olfactory receptor 5AR1-like; translated protein: MTTENKTNLIEFSVEGFSDLPQLQFPLFLTFLSLYLIISFTNLTVFSSIILYSHLHTPMYIFLCNLSVIDMSFSSTILPKLLAMVFTQHKTISFLGCMIQMYFFMAFTCTELFLLAAMAYDRYVAICHPLHYCVLMSPNLCSQLVIEVWIGGFLEPIMHTVLIANLSYCSSHHIDHFFCDISPLLKLSCSDTFIIEIWTYIFGTLIAMSTFIFTFISYVFIISTILNIQTATGRHKAFSTCVSHMTCVIVFYGSIICLYIRPTSTYSPGQDKFFALLYAILIPVLNPPIYTLKNKDFKRVFKQLIFY